One window from the genome of Yamadazyma tenuis chromosome 7, complete sequence encodes:
- the PHO4 gene encoding phosphate-sensing transcription factor (COG:K; EggNog:ENOG503P4F0) encodes MMDQTNWESFTPVKSDYFELNDQLIDIKAETENDQFLLQQLDHNLYDGVTDGDGDGKHAPKNDALTKLNDFSLDNYNFEDLNHDMSELGYRHGDAPTGGDIAGAGAGAPSTYRHNSSSAFPPTGSVQNTPSMLPHKHQQLVNHNQVVSSPILPSQNDKSFNNQHYYHKLSRNKSKEALESMPQSQHIRPDVIFTPLMSPHHTPADSRGKFAVQASFEPLTSPALAAQTHGPSDAVSKRRSSSSVFSTVNENKPVSFKRRTPHGTPILPSNGSSSGVDGGTHFEGLPDASMSVSSSSTPMLPPQSYKKIDPESSTTSPQMMGFTMGKLAKQKSQPPPPVDSPPTSSRKSSYDSSRSNDTSPSLAPMGKEKPSTKKASHKLAEQGRRNRMNVAVQSLGLLVPQKYHERVAIPSKATTVELASSYIKDLVREVEELKKRS; translated from the coding sequence ATGATGGATCAGACTAACTGGGAATCCTTCACGCCCGTCAAGTCCGACTACTTTGAATTGAATGATCAGCTAATCGACATCAAGGCTGAAACCGAAAACGACCAGTTTCTcctccaacaactcgaCCACAACCTCTACGATGGCGTGACCGATGGCGACGGTGATGGTAAGCATGCGCCCAAGAATGACGCcttgaccaagttgaacgacttTTCCTTGGATAATTACAACTTTGAAGACCTCAATCACGACATGAGCGAGTTGGGGTACCGCCATGGCGATGCCCCAACAGGTGGTGATATCGCCGGCGCTGGCGCTGGTGCGCCCCTGACGTACCGTCATAACTCGTCGCTGGCGTTCCCGCCCACGGGATCAGTGCAGAACACCCCCAGCATGCTCCctcacaaacaccaacagcTTGTGAACCACAACCAAGTAGTAAGCTCACCCATATTACCGAGCCAAAACGACAAGTCATTCAACAACCAGCACTATTATCATAAGCTCAGCCGCAACAAGCTGAAGGAGGCGTTGGAATCCATGCCACAGCTGCAACATATCCGACCCGACGTGATATTCACGCCGTTGATGTCCCCCCACCATACGCCCGCCGACTCGCGCGGGAAGTTCGCGGTACAGGCGAGCTTCGAGCCGTTAACGTCGCCGGCGTTGGCAGCACAGACCCACGGCCCGTCAGACGCCGTGTCCAAGCGGCGGTCTTCGTCGCTGGTGTTCTCCACCGTGAACGAGAACAAGCCCGTGTCGTTCAAGCGTCGCACGCCCCATGGCACGCCGATACTCCCTAGCAACGGGTCCAGCAGTGGTGTGGATGGTGGGACCCATTTCGAGGGACTCCCCGATGCGTCTATGAGTGTGAGTAGTTCGTCTACGCCGATGCTCCCGCCCCAGAGCTATAAGAAAATCGATCCTGAGTCGTCCACCACGTCGCCGCAGATGATGGGCTTCACGATGGGGAAGTTGGCTAAACAAAAACTGCAGCCACCGCCGCCTGTCGACAGTCCTCCCACGAGCTCGCGCAAACTGTCGTACGACTCGTCGCGGTCCAACGACACGTCGCCCAGTCTCGCGCCCATGGGAAAGGAAAAGCCGTCGACGAAGAAGGCGTCGCATAAACTAGCGGAGCAGGGCAGAAGAAATAGAATGAATGTGGCGGTGCAGTCGCTTGGGCTTCTTGTGCCGCAGAAGTACCACGAGCGGGTAGCAATTCCATCAAAGGCCACAACGGTGGAGTTGGCTTCGAGTTATatcaaggatttggtgaGGGAGGttgaggagttgaagaagaggagtTAG
- a CDS encoding uncharacterized protein (COG:G; EggNog:ENOG503NWXD) has protein sequence MNHEEANFETMRVRQQAPGTGSEIDTQALGTTAATPDKDEIKYPDGGRNAYLAVIGSFFGSVTCLGLVNAIGSVQAYVSSHQLSGMTTFSISWIFSIYLSLSYALGLAIGPIFDHHGSQAILVFTTVFVFAGLMGAASSTQMYQFVLSFVSLGIGNGAGMTPVVGVINHWFLRKRGLMTGVVTCGGSVGGLTFPLLLRFAYDKYGYEWAMRILAFINLGCMLVSVILCKERIIRPPTSKFGKRINVEQMLQKVVAVLKRNNDKTFWLTMMASFFAELSLVLVVTYFVTYAMAQGVPESTAYLLSTIWAAASIPGRILPGFASDYLGKFNVHIFMLSGLNVCFFGIWYAFGHKLSVLYVFACVAGFFQGSTSGMIPACLAQITRVSEFGERFGILNFCLSFGNLLGVPIGAAIIRRGSVEEYDNFVLLVGGLGVASVVLYVLARYTLVGVRMNVKI, from the coding sequence ATGAACCACGAAGAAGCAAACTTCGAGACCATGCGAGTCCGTCAGCAGGCCCCTGGAACGGGCTCTGAAATCGATACTCAGGCCCTTGGAACCACTGCTGCGACACCTGACAAAGATGAGATAAAGTACCCCGACGGCGGCCGTAACGCCTACTTGGCCGTTATCGGCTCATTCTTTGGTTCTGTCACATGCTTGGGGTTAGTCAATGCCATTGGTTCAGTTCAAGCGTACGTTTCGTCCCACCAGTTGTCTGGAATGACGACCTTTTCAATCTCATGGATCTTCTCTATATACTTGTCATTATCATACGCCTTGGGGTTAGCAATTGGTCCTATTTTTGACCATCACGGTAGTCAGGCCATATTAGTGTTTACTACagtgtttgtgtttgccGGTTTGATGGGAGCTGCTAGTTCCACCCAGATGTACCAATTTGTGTTGAGTTTCGTGAGTTTAGGGATTGGCAATGGTGCTGGGATGACCCCAGTGGTGGGAGTTATAAATCACTGGTTTCTACGCAAAAGAGGGCTTATGACTGGTGTTGTAACCTGTGGTGGTTCTGTGGGAGGATTGACTTTCCCGTTGCTATTGCGATTTGCATACGACAAATATGGCTACGAATGGGCCATGCGCATTCTTGCCTTCATAAACCTTGGATGCATGTTGGTGAGTGTGATCTTATGTAAAGAACGAATTATTCGACCTCCAACCTCAAAATTTGGTAAACGGATTAATGTAGAACAAATGTTGCAAAAAGTGGTTGCGGTTTTAAAGAGAAACAACGACAAAACCTTTTGGTTGACGATGATGGCATCGTTTTTTGCAGAGTTGAgcttggttttggtggtaaCGTACTTTGTCACGTATGCTATGGCCCAGGGGGTGCCAGAGTCGACTGCTTATTTGCTTCTGACTATTTGGGCTGCAGCCAGTATTCCGGGCAGAATCTTACCTGGATTTGCGTCTGATTACTTGGGCAAGTTCAATGTGCATATATTCATGCTTTCGGGACTAAATGTGTGTTTCTTTGGTATTTGGTACGCTTTTGGTCATAAATTGTCGGTCCTCTACGTGTTTGCGTGTGTAGCTGGTTTTTTTCAGGGACTGACATCAGGAATGATCCCCGCGTGTTTGGCCCAGATTACCAGAGTATCTGAGTTTGGAGAACGGTTTGGAATCCTTAACTTTTGCTTGAGTTTTGGTAACTTGTTGGGGGTCCCAATTGGTGCGGCCATTATTCGCCGGGGGTCGGTGGAAGAGTACGACAACTTTGTGCTTTTGGTGGGAGGTTTGGGCGTTGCCAGTGTGGTGTTATATGTGCTCGCCAGATACACGTTGGTGGGTGTTCGGATGAACGTGAAGATTTAG
- the BRN1 gene encoding condensin subunit (MEROPS:MER0002197; BUSCO:EOG09260WU6; EggNog:ENOG503NW4R; COG:B,D): MSEILPKKRGRDGTAKRYHSNVQDLANMGRVISGRVVSKSKRVLSNRGDLFDEDSNNSFAEDAINFDQNRNTIMSNFEEWIKLSTDNKITTKNSWQFALIDYFHDLNVIKDGDDINFQRASATLDGCVKIYSSRVESVATETGKLLSGLANKKNQDDGDDGVEDEDNDLDPTADGDTRRARKINRVLESTLVPFETIRVKKLDQELSIDPLFKKALAEFDEGGAKSLLLNTLSIDKTGRVIFDATTTGAKADEDESESSEKLAMIAKSMNFSKIESMLFKNDKTLDDLAICPSMDQLKVVLNDIDQAKSILTDVNNKFMENSQVLDDKSVTKIEEGGGFDFGDYNDNNFNEDNFGINDNDNDDYDDDYDRQKQQIKQEDDEEYELGPGNQILDQDLMAYFDETMKSNWRGPEHWKVSAYKKSKNIADLKPEESKQLAETQKPSRTKKDSTIVDFFSTDEVDDDDLFAPPNSLSYLKKKDKEEDTKLPQDIQYNSARLVTLFLKPSSNILYYPKVRKASNSNPESQFTDENYFAHQYNQQERMASFHQAQLEEINHDYDEDDGDVFGGIDFNDVLEEGEGDEALDNKNLLIGGRKARPEYVNFSRISKRVDIKLLKENLWKGIQIEAAPAEQESEAKPDTKNFGELIENIGKMYSPEEKKDLSTSFCFICLLHLANEHGLSVRGNETHDDLISSSTISLLQSQEQIANADLKNTTAQLEFYKSLLAHNYPHIVVQRYETPGIANSPDCTGIYVEALNKMGKKAKAEQVMKAMAANNASGMGAFPSGFGSKYEPVHVVVSESIFTIISKWLKWLIPVGMLTYGATNAFNYLAENGTIFKNTEVVDKSVDVSQSTVKFSDVCGCDEARAELEEIVEFLKDPSKFTGLGGKLPKGVLLTGPPGTGKTLLARATAGEAGVPFFFMSGSEFDELYVGVGAKRIRELFSQAREKSPAIIFIDELDAIGGKRNPKDQAYAKQTLNQLLVELDGFSQTSGIIIIGATNFPESLDKALTRPGRFDKEVNVDLPDVRGRIDILKHHMKNVETAESVDPSILARGTPGLSGAELMNLVNQAAVHASQLSAPAVDMNHFEWAKDKILMGAAKQKMVITEESRKNTAYHEAGHAIMAMFSKGATPLYKATILPRGRALGITFQLPEMDKVDMTRTECLARLDVCMGGKIAEEIVNGYENVTSGCSSDLSNATNVARAMVLSYGMSNVIGPIKLSDDWESWSQSLRDLADKEIRKFLVDSEERTRKVLKEKDVELKRLAEGLLEYETLTKDEMEKLIRNEPINKTKVVSNTVIKANQKYELKDGEKMS; the protein is encoded by the exons ATGAGTGAAATCCTACCAAAAAAGAGGGGGCGTGATGGAACCGCCAAGCGGTACCATTCCAACGTCCAAGACCTCGCTAACATGGGGCGTGTGATCTCGGGGCGTGTtgtttccaagtcaaagCGGGTGTTATCCAATCGAGGAGACTTGTTCGATGAAGATTCCAATAACTCGTTTGCTGAAGATGCCATTaattttgatcaaaacaGAAACACCATCATGTCCAACTTCGAAGAGTGGATCAAGTTATCCACCGACAACAAGATCACGACCAAAAACTCCTGGCAATTTGCTTTGATTGATTACTTCCATGACTTGAATGTTATCAAGGACGGAGATGATATCAATTTCCAAAGAGCCTCTGCCACCTTGGACGGGTGTGTGAAGATTTACTCCAGTAGAGTGGAGTCTGTTGCCACCGAAACCGGGAAATTGTTAAGTGGTTTGGCCAATAAAAAGAATCAAGACGACGGTGACGACGGTgttgaagacgaagacAACGATTTGGACCCCACCGCTGATGGCGACACCAGAAGAGCCCGTAAGATCAACCGGGTGTTGGAATCAACGTTGGTTCCGTTTGAGACGATTCGtgtgaagaagttggaccAGGAGTTGTCCATTGATCCATTGTTCAAAAAGGCTTTGGCCgagtttgatgaaggaGGAGCAAAGAGCTTGTTGCTCAACACTCTAAGCATCGACAAGACCGGACGTGTGATATTTgatgccaccaccaccggcgCGAAGGCGGATGAGGACGAATCAGAGTCTTCTGAGAAGTTGGCTATGATTGCCAAATCCATGAACTTTAGTAAAATCGAGTCaatgttgttcaaaaacgACAAAACTTTGGACGACTTGGCGATATGTCCCTCAATGGACCAGTTGAAGGTTGTGTTAAACGACATAGACCAAGCTAAATCGATTTTGACTGatgtcaacaacaagtttaTGGAAAATAGCCAGGTTTTGGATGACAAATCTGTTACCAAGAtagaagaaggtggtggcTTTGATTTCGGAGACTATAACGACAATAACTTTAATGAAGACAACTTTGGGATTAATGATAACGATAATGATGACTACGATGATGACTACGACAGGCAGAAGCAGCAAAtcaaacaagaagatgacgaggaGTATGAACTAGGACCGGGAAACCAGATCCTTGATCAGGACTTGATGGCGTACTTTGACGAAACCATGAAGTCCAATTGGAGAGGTCCTGAGCATTGGAAGGTATCTGCCTACAAAAAATCCAAGAACATTGCAGACCTCAAGCCAGAAGAGTCTAAGCAACTTGCAGAAACCCAAAAGCCCTCACGAACCAAGAAAGACTCGACAATAGTCGACTTCTTTTCCACCGACGAAgtggatgatgacgatTTGTTTGCACCTCCTAACAGTCTCTcgtacttgaagaaaaaggaTAAGGAAGAAGACACAAAACTCCCCCAGGATATCCAGTACAACTCAGCCCGACTTGTCACGTTATTCTTAAAACCCAGCAGCAACATTCTCTACTATCCCAAGGTTCGTAAGGCCTCGAACAGTAACCCAGAATCCCAATTCACGGATGAGAACTACTTTGCCCACCAATACAACCAGCAGGAGCGGATGGCATCATTCCACCAGGCACAACTCGAGGAAATCAACCACGACTAcgacgaagatgatggcgatgtttttggtggtatcgATTTCAATGATGTGTTGGAGGAAGGTGAGGGCGATGAAGCCCTTGACAACAAGAACCTCTTGATAGGCGGACGTAAAGCCCGTCCTGAGTACGTCAACTTCTCCAGAATCTCGAAGCGTGTGGATATCAAGTTGCTCAAAGAGAATTTGTGGAAGGGTATACAAATAGAAGCTGCTCCGGCTGAACAGGAACTGGAGGCTAAACCAGACACCAAGAATTTCGGGGAGTTGATTGAGAATATTGGAAAAATGTATAGTCCCGAGGAGAAAAAAGACCTATCGACCAGTTTCTGCTTTATTTGTCTTTTACACTTGGCCAATGAGCATGGATTGTCGGTTCGTGGGAACGAGACCCACGATGATTTAA TATCAAGTTCCACGATCTCGTTGTTACAATCCCAGGAACAAATCGCCAACGCCgatttgaaaaataccACCGCCCAGCTTGAGTTCTACAAGTCTCTTCTAGCCCACAACTATCCCCATATTGTGGTGCAACGGTACGAGACTCCCGGGATTGCTAACTCACCCGACTGTACCGGTATCTACGTTGAAGCTTTAAACAAGATGGGGAAGAAAGCTAAAGCCGAACAGGTGATGAAGGCCATGGCTGCCAATAACGCCCTGGGAATGGGCGCATTCCCCAGTGGCTTCGGCTCCAAGTATGAGCCTGTGCACGTAGTGGTCAGTGAGAGCATTTTCACGATCATTTCCAAATGGCTCAAGTGGTTGATTCCGGTGGGAATGTTGACCTATGGTGCCACCAACGCCTTCAACTATTTGGCGGAAAATGGaaccattttcaagaacactGAGGTTGTTGACAAGTCGGTGGACGTGAGTCAGCTGACAGTGAAGTTCTCGGATGTGTGTGGATGTGATGAAGCCCGTGCGGAGCTCGAAgagattgttgaatttttgAAGGACCCATCCAAGTTCACTGGTTTGGGAGGTAAGTTACCCAAAGGGGTATTGTTGACGGGTCCTCCGGGTACTGGTAAGACGCTTTTGGCACGTGCCACTGCTGGTGAGGCCGGAGTGCCGTTTTTCTTCATGTCAGGATCCGAGTTCGACGAGCTATACGTGGGTGTTGGGGCCAAGAGAATCAGAGAGTTGTTCTCACAGGCCCGAGAAAAGTCGCCAgccatcatcttcattgaCGAGTTGGATGCCATTGGTGGTAAGAGAAACCCCAAAGACCAGGCATATGCCAAGCAGACATTGAACCAGCTCTTGGTGGAATTGGACGGGTTTTCCCAGACATCAGGAATTATTATCATTGGAGCCACTAATTTCCCCGAGAGCTTGGACAAGGCATTGACAAGACCTGGTCGGTTTGACAAGGAAGTCAATGTTGACTTGCCTGATGTCCGTGGCCGGATCGATATTTTGAAGCATCACATGAAGAACGTCGAAACAGCCGAAAGTGTGGACCCATCCATTCTTGCCAGAGGAACTCCTGGGCTTAGTGGAGCCGAATTAATGAACTTGGTCAACCAGGCAGCTGTGCACGCGTCTCAGTTGTCAGCTCCAGCGGTAGATATGAACCATTTTGAATGGGCTAAGGATAAGATTTTGATGGGGGCTGCGAAACAGAAGATGGTCATCACCGAAGAAAGCCGGAAAAACACCGCCTACCACGAAGCTGGTCATGCGATCATGGCCATGTTCTCCAAGGGTGCAACACCTTTATACAAGGCGACGATTTTACCCCGGGGAAGAGCGTTAGGAATCACCTTCCAGTTACCAGAAATGGACAAGGTGGATATGACCCGTACCGAGTGTTTGGCACGGTTGGACGTATGTATGGGAGGTAAAATTGCCGAAGAAATCGTCAACGGGTACGAGAACGTGACCAGTGGATGCTCTAGTGACTTGAGTAATGCCACCAACGTGGCACGTGCCATGGTATTATCCTACGGAATGAGTAATGTTATTGGGCCCATCAAGTTGAGCGATGACTGGGAAAGTTGGTCGCAGAGCTTGCGTGACTTGGCCGATAAGGAGATCCGtaagtttttggtggataGTGAAGAACGGACTCggaaggtgttgaaagagaaagatGTGGAGCTCAAGAGGCTTGCGGAAGGATTATTGGAGTATGAGACATTAACGAAGGACGAGATGGAGAAGCTTATTCGCAACGAGCCTATCAACAAGACGAAGGTAGTGAGCAACACTGTGATCAAGGCGAACCAGAAATATGAGTTGAAGGATGGGGAGAAGATGTCGTAG
- a CDS encoding serine-type carboxypeptidase (MEROPS:MER0002010; COG:O; EggNog:ENOG503NWF4) has product MKLSLTLAAFSLAGYVLSLAVPQTPFQLNTNPFIQSIEDQLRLNKLDPKIHQFWQHTLATDREQVSRISQGVPGKEFNPQQFENTVVHEKVASHVLRYKSVPKHLGVDTVDQYTGYADIMEEDKHLFFWMFESRNDPTTDPVVLWLNGGPGSSSMMGLFFELGPSSVSPELKVVRNDYSWNNNATMIFLDSPVNAGFSYSSHDVNTTVSTSEDVITFLELFFKGFPQFTKVPFHISGESYGGHYVPKLAKDILNKKDKNFELQSILVGNGLTDMLVQYEYYQPMACGEGGYPAVLDEETCATMKANIPECIALIAKCYDSETAADCYAATELCNEQQIQPCAEAGTNMYDVTLECKGENACYTEIGDMERYLNSTAVKDAIGAEIKSYHSSNPYINKHFRMMGDWMQPYFRDAIHDVLEQGLPVLLYAGDKDFICNWMGVEAWADRLQWSGAEGYSTSSVEKWYNGDIHAGNVKNYENLTFLRVFGAGHMVPHDQPQNSLEFFNRWLAGDYALNK; this is encoded by the coding sequence ATGAAGCTCTCACTCACTTTAGCGGCCTTCAGCTTGGCTGGCTATGTGCTTTCATTGGCAGTCCCACAGACTCCGTTCCAATTGAACACAAACCCATTCATTCAGTCAATTGAAGACCAATTGAGACTCAACAAATTAGACCCCAAAATACACCAATTCTGGCAACATACTTTGGCAACCGATCGGGAACAGGTGTCACGGATCTCCCAGGGAGTTCCCGGCAAGGAGTTCAACCCCCAGCAGTTTGAAAACACAGTTGTTCACGAGAAAGTCGCTTCTCACGTCCTTCGCTACAAACTGGTCCCTAAACACTTGGGAGTTGACACGGTAGACCAGTACACCGGGTACGCCGATATCATGGAGGAAGACAAACACTTATTTTTCTGGATGTTTGAAAGCAGAAACGATCCGACCACAGACCCAGTTGTGTTGTGGCTCAATGGTGGACCTGGTAGCTCTTCGATGATGGGATTATTCTTCGAATTGGGACCTTCGTCTGTAAGCCCCGAGTTGAAAGTCGTTAGAAACGACTACTCCTGGAACAACAATGCCACCAtgatcttcttggattCGCCTGTGAACGCTGGATTTTCCTACTCGTCTCACGATGTCAACACTACCGTTAGCACCAGTGAAGACGTTATTACCTTTTTAGaactttttttcaaaggatTCCCCCAGTTTACCAAGGTACCTTTCCACATTTCCGGTGAGTCCTATGGGGGCCACTATGTCCCgaagttggccaaggaTATTCTCAACAAAAAAGATAAAAACTTTGAGTTGCAGTCGATTCTAGTTGGAAACGGCTTAACAGATATGTTGGTCCAGTACGAGTACTACCAGCCAATGGCTTGTGGTGAGGGTGGTTACCCAGCTGTATTGGATGAGGAAACATGTGCTACTATGAAGGCCAATATTCCTGAATGTATTGCCCTTATTGCCAAATGTTACGATAGCGAAACTGCTGCCGACTGTTATGCTGCAACCGAACTTTGTAACGAGCAGCAAATACAGCCTTGTGCTGAAGCAGGAACCAACATGTACGACGTTACACTCGAATGCAAAGGTGAGAACGCCTGTTATACTGAAATTGGAGATATGGAACGGTATCTCAACTCTACTGCCGTCAAAGATGCAATTGGTGCTGAAATCAAATCTTACCACAGTTCAAACCCATATATTAACAAGCACTTCCGGATGATGGGTGACTGGATGCAACCGTACTTCAGAGATGCCATTCATGATGTTTTGGAACAGGGCTTACCGGTGTTGTTGTATGCTGGAGACAAAGACTTTATTTGCAACTGGATGGGTGTTGAGGCATGGGCTGATCGGTTACAGTGGTCTGGAGCTGAAGGTTATAGTACTTCGTCTGTTGAGAAGTGGTACAATGGAGATATTCATGCTGGAAATGTGAAGAACTATGAGAACTTGACGTTCTTGAGGGTGTTCGGAGCAGGTCATATGGTTCCTCATgaccaaccacaaaactcattggagtttttcaacCGGTGGTTAGCAGGCGACTACGCCTTAAATAAGTAG
- a CDS encoding uncharacterized protein (EggNog:ENOG503NUAW; COG:U) produces MSDLEENVPVIKKFVENDAGDGTRREDQYLTGRKLVIALLSVLSCMFLVGLDQTIVTTILTQVGNKFDAFSKIGWLVSGFMVPIAVFAANWGQASIIFGRKYTMLVGIVLFEAGSLLCALATGMNMLIGGRVLAGFGAGCIQTLVFIVSSEMTPINLRPFVFASFGLVMAVSLVSGPIIGGAFASSVSWRWCFYVNLPIGGLAGLMFSLTFNPPPPKIELRSKFKLIDYTGTLLIAAGVVLFLVGVTFTSTGQYPWDSAAVISMVVLGSLFFISFFVWSFKFSHHPLIPFDLVKVLPLTAAGFCMFFMFMTFMGSLLYQSVYYQNIKGRDALHSGLSTLTIVIPMIMGSVGGGIAIGRTRHIKPFLVSASAIVLVGSGLLTLVEVDSSLGQLIGYNIPFSMGCGLLLQGCLSSSQVVAPKIDGGIIMASSFMLFMRSIGAALASILCDIIYHSSFNTKLQPALNALTDKSLIDELSAFDFASLSSNTGSLATLSPKALLVVRKVMMNSIRNVYYFVCGTAALALIFGVFTSNRRVPSKDEVVTKKERDAQDRAALELANKSDNALEASDLSSRISTTERDSGSVTTTKELNTEKA; encoded by the coding sequence ATGTCCGATTTAGAAGAGAACGTTCCAGTTATCAAGAAATTCGTGGAAAATGATGCTGGAGATGGAACCAGAAGAGAAGATCAGTACCTTACTGGAAGAAAGCTTGTGATAGCTCTACTTTCGGTGTTACTGTGTATGTTTTTGGTGGGTTTGGACCAAACCattgtcaccaccatttTGACACAAGTGGGAAACAAGTTCGACGCGTTTAGCAAAATCGGGTGGTTGGTTTCGGGGTTCATGGTGCCAATTGcagtttttgcagccaattgGGGTCAAGCGTCGATTATATTTGGTAGAAAGTATACCATGTTAGTAGGAATCGTATTGTTTGAAGCCGGTTCCTTGTTGTGTGCCTTGGCCACCGGCATGAACATGTTGATTGGAGGCCGGGTGTTGGCGGGATTTGGTGCTGGATGCATCCAGACGTTGGTGTTCATTGTATCATCTGAAATGACCCCCATCAACTTGAGACCTTTTGTGTTTGCCAGCTTTGGCTTGGTCATGGCCGTGTCGTTGGTGCTGGGTCCCATCATTGGCGGTGCCTTTGCCAGCCTGGTATCATGGAGATGGTGCTTCTATGTCAATTTACCTATTGGAGGCCTTGCTGGTCTCATGTTCTCCTTGACTTTCAACCCTCCCCCACCTAAAATTGAGCTCAGAAgcaagttcaaattgatTGATTATACTGGCACCTTGTTGATTGCCGCAGGAGTGGTATTGTTTTTGGTAGGAGTGACGTTTACTTCGACAGGGCAGTACCCCTGGGACTCGGCGGCGGTGATTCTGATGGTGGTCTTAGGCAGCTTGTTTTtcatttccttctttgtgtggtcgttcaagttctccCACCACCCACTCATTCCttttgatttggtcaaGGTCTTGCCACTTACGGCGGCTGGGTTCTGTATGTTTTTCATGTTCATGACCTTCATGGGCCTGCTTTTGTATCAATCAGTGTACTACCAGAACATCAAGGGACGCGACGCTTTACACTCAGGTTTGAGCACATTGACAATTGTGATCCCCATGATTATGGGGTCTGTTGGTGGAGGCATCGCTATTGGTAGAACCAGACACATCAAACCCTTCCTAGTGTCTGCCAGTGCAATAGTCTTGGTGGGTTCCGGTCTCCTCACTTTGGTTGAAGtggattcttctttgggtCAGTTAATCGGGTACAACATTCCCTTTAGTATGGGATGTGGTTTGTTATTGCAAGGTTGTCTTTCATCTTCGCAGGTGGTGGCCCCAAAAATTGATGGGGGTATTATCATGGCTTCATCTTTCATGTTGTTCATGAGAAGTATTGGTGCTGCACTTGCGTCGATTCTTTGTGATATCATCTACCACTCTtcgttcaacaccaagttgcAACCAGCATTGAATGCTCTTACCGACAAATCTCTTATAGACGAGCTTTCTGCCTTTGACTTTGCCTCACTTTCCTCCAACACTGGTTCATTGGCAACCTTGTCTCCCAAAGCCCTTCTTGTGGTCAGGAAAGTTATGATGAACTCCATCAGAAATGTGTATTACTTTGTTTGTGGTACAGCTGCTTTGGCACTTATTTTTGGTGTATTTACTAGTAACCGTCGAGTTCCTTCTAAGGATGAAGTTGtcaccaagaaagaaagagaCGCACAAGATAGAGCTGCCCTTGAACTAGCCAACAAAAGTGACAATGCTTTGGAAGCAAGTGACTTGTCTTCTAGGATTTCTACTACAGAGAGAGATTCAGGGTCTGTCACCACAACCAAAGAACTTAATACAGAAAAGGCTTAG